In one window of Rhodoglobus vestalii DNA:
- a CDS encoding FMN-binding protein, with protein MRSLADKKTATALFAGVTLVGALSACSSPATGTDGAAADAGAPAAGGDYTDGTYTETGDYTSPNGAEKVDVTLTLESNVVTDVTVKGYGESPNSKQYQGEFISGIAAEVVGKNIDDLSVDKVAGSSLTSGGFNKAVDAIKTDALA; from the coding sequence ATGCGTAGCCTCGCCGACAAGAAGACCGCCACCGCCCTCTTTGCCGGAGTGACCCTCGTGGGAGCACTCTCCGCCTGCTCCTCCCCCGCCACCGGCACCGATGGGGCAGCAGCCGACGCGGGCGCCCCCGCTGCCGGCGGCGATTACACCGACGGAACCTACACCGAGACCGGGGATTACACCTCGCCGAACGGTGCCGAAAAAGTGGATGTCACGCTCACCCTCGAAAGCAACGTCGTCACCGATGTCACGGTCAAGGGTTACGGCGAAAGCCCCAACTCCAAGCAATACCAGGGCGAATTTATTAGTGGGATCGCCGCCGAGGTTGTCGGCAAGAACATCGACGACCTGTCCGTCGATAAAGTTGCCGGTTCCTCACTCACCAGCGGCGGCTTCAATAAGGCCGTCGATGCAATCAAGACAGACGCTCTCGCCTAG
- a CDS encoding FAD-dependent oxidoreductase: MKRWLDRTLGSLAMYKLVLASLVLLTVLAIVLAFFGLISPDPLALLASLPVAVVFSFVSSWLGARIVRQRAHLESSLVTGLIVFFIMAPSLELTGLLGIALASTIAGASKFLIAFRGRHIFNPAAIGAYVFIFAPLGFPTWWIGTPWLQPLIVLSAFLILYRTQRLDLGVVFVVVAASTRIALTIAGGGSLTEALSFTFASSPLLFFVGFMLSEPLTQPPRRWQRLSIAVIVALLFSIPFSIGPLYSDPLLALLIGNLIAFFFTQRRTIRMTRVETTEVAPGIWEITFAPHRPITFRAGQYIELSLPHTAADFRGVRRHFTISSAPDAGATLSVTVSVSEKSSSFKTALLALPRGAQVNATGIWGDFVLPRKISEPVLLVAGGIGVTPFASQVAHAQRHSEGRDIVVVYASSSSEPLPFTDVLSEAGVRVIVFGPQPAESLPAGWELGGEGRMNGDALSALVPDLASRRVYLSGPPALVNDLKLALRTNGARRIHTDYFSGY; the protein is encoded by the coding sequence ATGAAGCGCTGGCTAGATCGAACACTCGGCTCGCTCGCGATGTACAAACTGGTACTGGCGTCGCTTGTGCTTCTTACGGTCCTCGCCATCGTGCTCGCATTCTTCGGCCTAATTTCACCCGATCCGTTGGCTTTGCTCGCCAGCCTGCCCGTGGCTGTCGTCTTCAGCTTCGTCTCGAGCTGGCTTGGGGCCCGCATCGTTCGCCAGCGCGCACACCTCGAATCATCGTTGGTCACCGGCCTGATCGTGTTCTTCATCATGGCTCCGAGCCTCGAGCTGACGGGGCTGCTGGGCATCGCTCTCGCCTCAACCATTGCCGGCGCATCCAAGTTTCTGATCGCATTCCGCGGGCGCCATATCTTCAATCCCGCAGCCATTGGTGCGTACGTTTTCATCTTCGCGCCCCTCGGCTTTCCGACCTGGTGGATCGGCACCCCGTGGCTGCAACCGCTGATCGTCCTTTCGGCCTTCCTCATCCTCTACCGCACGCAACGTCTCGATCTGGGTGTGGTGTTTGTGGTCGTTGCGGCGAGCACACGCATCGCCCTGACAATTGCCGGTGGCGGTTCGCTGACCGAGGCACTCAGTTTCACTTTCGCATCCTCCCCGCTGCTCTTCTTCGTGGGTTTCATGCTGAGCGAGCCCCTGACCCAACCGCCGCGCCGCTGGCAACGACTCAGTATCGCCGTGATCGTCGCGCTTCTGTTTTCCATCCCGTTCTCCATCGGCCCCCTCTACAGCGACCCCCTGCTTGCCCTGCTCATTGGCAACCTGATTGCGTTCTTCTTCACCCAGCGCCGAACCATCCGCATGACGCGCGTCGAGACAACCGAGGTTGCGCCCGGCATCTGGGAGATCACTTTTGCCCCACACCGCCCCATCACGTTCCGGGCGGGACAATACATTGAGCTGTCGCTGCCGCACACGGCGGCAGATTTTCGTGGGGTTCGTCGCCACTTCACCATCTCTTCGGCGCCGGATGCCGGGGCCACCCTCTCGGTGACTGTTTCGGTATCCGAAAAATCGAGCAGTTTCAAGACGGCACTCTTGGCGCTTCCCCGGGGGGCTCAGGTCAATGCCACCGGAATCTGGGGCGATTTTGTGCTGCCGCGCAAGATCTCCGAGCCGGTACTGCTGGTTGCCGGCGGAATTGGTGTCACCCCTTTCGCCAGCCAGGTGGCGCATGCCCAGCGCCACAGCGAGGGTCGCGACATCGTTGTGGTTTATGCGAGCTCGAGCAGCGAACCGCTGCCGTTCACTGACGTGCTCAGCGAAGCGGGCGTTCGTGTAATTGTCTTTGGGCCGCAGCCCGCCGAATCGCTGCCGGCCGGGTGGGAACTCGGTGGCGAGGGGCGGATGAATGGCGACGCACTCTCCGCGCTGGTGCCCGATCTGGCCAGCCGACGCGTTTACCTTTCGGGCCCGCCAGCACTCGTCAACGACCTGAAGTTGGCACTGCGCACGAACGGGGCCCGGCGCATCCACACTGACTACTTCTCGGGGTACTAA
- a CDS encoding heavy metal translocating P-type ATPase, whose amino-acid sequence MTTLVAAVRRYPLVALTVVVGVVGLALNWTPASAVVPWLLSGYSLVVAAREAVSMIRRLFRKEFGLDVLAVTAIIATVLVGEYWASIVIVLMLTGGEALEDFAAGRAQRELKALLSRVPQIAHVFDDSGELVDVPVTAVTVGERLVVRPSEIVPVDAVLVSASTAVDESSLTGESMPVDKVAGDLLLSGSVNGPEAVTVTAAARASESQYQRIVQLVSEAAASKPALVRLADRYAAPFTFVSVALAGIAWWLSGDPTRFAEVLVVATPCPLLIAAPVAFMAGMSSASAHGVVIKNAGTLEVLARAKTVVFDKTGTLTRGTPEVVAIRPESGRSEEAVLTLVAAAEQYSSHVLAASLVAEARRRGYSLPAVTDAREVATHGVQARIGTEVITVGKPAFVAEQAPGLAQVDLGSGEAAVYVAVDDQLAGVIILRDAVRDEAQRMLHDLQALGIQKTLMVTGDIEQTAQKVADELQLSEVHAECLPEDKVRIVHTITPGPVVMVGDGVNDAPVLAAADVGIAMGAKGSTAASESADIVILVDDLYRVVDAVSVSKRTVYIALQSIWIGIAISIALMLVAMTGVMPAIVGAALQEVVDLVTILNALRALNLGRNAGSARVASDSSSPLSAGAR is encoded by the coding sequence ATGACAACTCTCGTGGCCGCAGTGCGCCGGTATCCGCTCGTGGCGCTAACGGTGGTTGTTGGGGTGGTTGGCCTCGCACTGAACTGGACTCCGGCATCCGCTGTCGTACCGTGGTTGCTGTCGGGGTATTCCCTTGTGGTTGCAGCGCGCGAAGCAGTCTCGATGATTCGACGCCTGTTCCGCAAAGAGTTTGGTCTCGATGTTCTTGCCGTCACGGCAATCATTGCGACAGTACTCGTTGGCGAGTATTGGGCGAGCATCGTCATTGTGCTGATGCTCACCGGGGGTGAGGCTCTTGAAGACTTTGCCGCTGGCAGAGCGCAGCGTGAGCTGAAAGCGCTTTTAAGCCGCGTGCCCCAGATTGCCCACGTTTTTGACGACAGCGGCGAGCTCGTCGATGTTCCGGTCACCGCGGTCACCGTTGGCGAGCGCCTTGTCGTGCGCCCCTCGGAAATTGTTCCCGTGGACGCGGTGCTTGTTTCTGCGTCGACCGCGGTAGATGAATCATCCCTTACCGGCGAAAGTATGCCGGTTGACAAGGTTGCCGGCGATCTCCTGCTGAGCGGTTCCGTCAACGGACCGGAAGCGGTCACCGTGACGGCCGCTGCACGAGCATCCGAAAGCCAATATCAGCGGATTGTGCAATTGGTCAGCGAAGCAGCCGCCAGCAAGCCTGCCCTGGTGCGGCTCGCCGATCGCTATGCTGCACCATTCACGTTTGTTTCCGTTGCATTGGCGGGGATCGCATGGTGGCTCTCGGGAGACCCCACACGGTTCGCTGAAGTATTGGTCGTTGCCACTCCATGCCCGCTGTTGATTGCCGCGCCGGTCGCATTCATGGCCGGAATGTCGAGCGCATCCGCGCACGGTGTGGTCATCAAAAATGCGGGCACCCTTGAAGTGCTGGCACGGGCAAAAACTGTCGTCTTCGACAAGACCGGTACGTTGACGCGCGGAACCCCCGAAGTGGTCGCGATCAGGCCCGAGTCAGGGCGAAGCGAAGAAGCAGTGCTCACACTGGTCGCCGCCGCAGAACAATACTCCTCCCACGTACTTGCAGCCTCACTCGTGGCAGAAGCTCGCCGCCGCGGCTACTCCTTGCCGGCCGTTACGGATGCGCGCGAAGTCGCGACGCACGGAGTTCAGGCACGCATCGGCACCGAAGTTATCACCGTCGGAAAGCCAGCCTTCGTCGCCGAACAGGCGCCCGGTCTTGCTCAAGTTGATCTCGGCAGCGGGGAAGCAGCCGTATATGTCGCCGTCGATGACCAATTGGCCGGGGTGATCATTCTGCGTGATGCGGTGCGAGATGAAGCACAACGAATGCTGCACGATCTACAGGCACTGGGCATCCAGAAGACCCTGATGGTGACGGGTGACATCGAACAGACCGCACAGAAAGTCGCCGACGAATTGCAGCTCAGCGAGGTGCACGCCGAGTGTCTTCCCGAAGACAAGGTGCGCATCGTGCACACCATCACACCGGGGCCGGTCGTCATGGTGGGGGATGGAGTCAACGATGCACCCGTACTTGCCGCCGCCGATGTGGGAATCGCGATGGGCGCAAAAGGCTCAACCGCGGCAAGCGAATCTGCCGACATCGTCATTCTGGTTGACGACCTCTACCGTGTGGTGGATGCCGTATCGGTCAGCAAGCGCACCGTCTATATTGCGCTGCAGAGCATTTGGATCGGTATCGCCATCAGCATCGCGCTCATGCTGGTGGCAATGACCGGGGTAATGCCCGCCATCGTTGGTGCCGCTCTTCAGGAGGTCGTGGATCTCGTGACGATCCTTAACGCGCTTCGTGCACTGAATCTTGGCCGTAATGCCGGGTCGGCGCGGGTCGCTAGTGACTCGTCGTCACCGTTGAGTGCGGGCGCTCGCTGA
- a CDS encoding transcriptional regulator — protein sequence MDKVRFDDVIHAPLRLRISGLLRPVDKLDFAVLRNALDVSDATLSKHLKTLIGAGYVVSDKASTSDRGDARRIMWLSLSPAGRDAFDAHVRALQEIAGAVTTDIWRSAD from the coding sequence GTGGATAAGGTGCGCTTCGACGACGTCATCCATGCACCGCTGCGTCTGCGCATCAGCGGGCTGCTCCGCCCCGTCGACAAACTCGATTTCGCGGTTCTCCGGAATGCACTGGACGTCTCAGACGCCACACTCTCGAAGCATCTGAAAACCCTAATCGGGGCGGGATACGTCGTCTCCGACAAGGCATCGACGTCGGATCGTGGCGATGCTCGACGCATTATGTGGTTGTCGCTGTCGCCCGCCGGAAGAGACGCCTTCGATGCGCACGTTCGAGCGCTTCAGGAGATAGCTGGCGCAGTCACAACGGATATTTGGCGCTCCGCCGATTAA
- a CDS encoding FAD:protein FMN transferase produces MQSRQTLSPSHRFDAIGAPWQIDTDQPLTAGSEAALHARIDEFDRTYSRFRDDSLVSSIARTRGTYQFPADAAPLLELYRRLYTATSGAMSPLVGHALEELGYDRTYSLQPAATRSRVPEWQEAISWNGSELTTLTPALLDVGAAGKGYLVDLVAEVLRAHRVTTMTVDASGDILHRGETPLRVALEHPLDTSKAIGVVTVQNEAICASAPNRRAWAGLHHILDARTGLPTDRIIATWAIAATTLEADGLATALFFAEPASLLAEFDFHWVRMFATGRVESSPSLNGELFTHRTRA; encoded by the coding sequence ATGCAATCAAGACAGACGCTCTCGCCTAGTCACAGGTTCGATGCCATTGGTGCGCCGTGGCAGATCGACACGGATCAGCCGCTGACTGCTGGGTCAGAGGCTGCCCTGCACGCACGCATCGATGAGTTCGACCGCACCTACTCGCGTTTTCGTGACGACTCCCTCGTCAGCAGCATCGCCCGAACCCGCGGCACCTATCAGTTCCCAGCGGATGCCGCGCCGCTCCTCGAACTGTATCGCCGTCTCTACACCGCAACCAGCGGGGCCATGAGCCCACTAGTCGGCCACGCGCTCGAAGAGCTCGGCTACGACCGCACCTACTCACTGCAGCCCGCCGCCACCCGCAGTCGCGTGCCCGAATGGCAGGAGGCGATCAGTTGGAATGGCAGTGAACTTACCACCCTCACCCCAGCGCTGCTCGACGTCGGAGCCGCGGGCAAGGGCTACCTTGTTGACCTCGTCGCCGAGGTACTGCGCGCGCATCGTGTCACCACCATGACGGTGGACGCGAGCGGAGATATTCTGCACCGCGGCGAAACGCCTCTCCGGGTCGCGCTGGAACATCCGCTCGACACCAGCAAAGCCATCGGCGTGGTGACCGTGCAGAACGAAGCAATTTGCGCCTCAGCCCCCAACCGACGTGCGTGGGCGGGGCTTCACCACATCCTTGATGCCCGCACGGGTCTGCCCACCGATCGCATCATCGCCACGTGGGCGATAGCCGCCACCACGCTAGAGGCAGATGGCCTCGCCACCGCCCTGTTCTTTGCTGAACCAGCCAGCCTTTTAGCGGAGTTCGACTTTCACTGGGTGCGGATGTTTGCGACCGGCCGAGTAGAGTCGTCGCCAAGCCTCAACGGAGAGCTGTTCACGCACAGGACACGCGCATGA